TGTCCAGAATCGGGACACCACCCCAGCAAACTTGTCTGCTGGGGACCCCGGACATAGGGCATCCGGTGCATAGGCTAGTCCAGACGCGGTTCAAATCGGAAAACATCAGGCCTACTGTAGTGACCAGCAACGTCGAGGTCGAACTTGCCGCGCTGAATCTCGTCCATGTCGAGCTCAGCGAAGAGGAGGTCGGGTTCCGCCACTGGGCCTGCGAGCAGTTCGCCGCGTGGAGAGACGATAAGACTTCGGCCGTGGATCTCTCCACCGATTTCCTGCAAATCCGCAGGCCAGTCGGATGTGGCAAGTTGCTGGCAGGCACTGAGGACAAAGCAGCGTCCCTCATAGGCGATGTGCTTCATGCTGGTCTGCCACATCTCGCGCGCATCCACAGTCGGTGCGCACCATAGCTCCACACCCTGGTTGTAGAGGTGTTGCCGGTAGAGCGGCATGTAGTTTTCCCAGCAGATAGCCATACCGATGCGGCCGATCTCTGTCTGGACGACCTGCATGGTGTCGCCTCCACCGAAGCCCCAGATCAGACGTTCACTGCCTGTGGGCATGAGCTTTCGGTGTTTCGCCACAACGCCGCCGTTCGGTGTGATGACTAGCGAGATGCAGTAGAGCGTATTGCCATCGCGTTCGACCGCGCCGCTAACCAGGTACAGGTTCAACTCATGGGCGAGAGATTCGAGCTGCGCTGTCTCCGGGCCGGGACAACGAATCGCGGCTTCCATGTAGCGGCGGAAGAGCTCGCGACCTTCGTCCGTGCGATTGCCTACGGTGGCCCCGAAGCTTAGGCCTTTCGGATAACCACCAACCATCGCCTCGGGGAGTACAAGCAATTGCGCGCCTTGAGCGGCGGCTTTGCGGCAGAGCGTCTCGACGCGATCGAGAGTACGCGGTATATCGAAGAGGATGCTACCGGCCTGGGCAACAGCGACTTTCAGCATGGAGACGACTCCTCAAGACCATTCAATCATCCGGCCATCCATGCAACGGTGGCCCCAAGGCGTATTAACAAATCCGCTTTCACTGCGGAGTTTATCTTTCTATGAGCATCAGACGCGCCTTCAGTGCTTCATTCTCGGCATTCCGAGCAAATTTGCCGAAATCTAGTGTCTGTTTCTCAGGATGACAACTTTTTGACAAGAACTTTGTTGGCTCGGCGACATCTATTGAATATGCGGGTGTTGATCTTTGGAGCAAGTGGAATGGTGGGGCAGGGCATCCTGCTGGAGTGTTTGCGGGCTGTCGATGTAGCAGAGGTTGTCTCCGTCGGGCGGTCACCGCTACCGCAAAAGCATCCGAAGCTGAAAGAGATTCTGCTACCGAACCTCTTTGACATCGCTACCGTAACCGACGATCTGAGCAACTTCGATGCGGTCTTCTTTCCGCTGGGCGTTTCGTCGTTTCGTATGTCCGAAGCGGACTATCGTTACATCACCTATGACCTGGCCATGAAGATCGCCTCGCTGGTGGCCAGGCAGAGTCCGCAGGCGACCTTCTGCTACGTCTCCGGCCGTGGGACTGATATCAACAGCCGCACCATGTGGTCGCGAGTCAAGGGCGAACTCGAAGAGGCCCTGCTGCGGCTGCCGTTTGCCGATGCATTCATGTTCCGCCCCGGGGCGATCCGGCCGATGGACGGCATCAAGACCAAAACGCCGCTCTATAACGCCATCTACCTTCTTTTCAGTCCAATTGTTCCGCTGCTGGCACGACTGTTTCCAGCGCAGATTACCACCACGCGCGAGGTAGGCAAGGCGATGCTGGCCGTGGCGCGGAAGGGATATCCCAGCCCGATTCTGGAGCCGATCGATATTCGCCGGGCCGCCGGAGTCTCTATTTAGGGGCTGTTTCCCTCGTGGGGGCCTGTGATACGTTGCCCCCATATGTCCTATACCGAAAGCTACGAGTGTGATGTTTGCGGCAATAAGAAGGGAGAGCGCGACCTGTGGTGGCTCTCATTCAGTGACTGTATCCCTGGCTCCTCACCCGACGACACCATCCCGGTCATCAAGTTCTCTCGCTTCGATGTCAGCCACTCC
This genomic window from Terriglobus albidus contains:
- a CDS encoding epimerase, giving the protein MARRHLLNMRVLIFGASGMVGQGILLECLRAVDVAEVVSVGRSPLPQKHPKLKEILLPNLFDIATVTDDLSNFDAVFFPLGVSSFRMSEADYRYITYDLAMKIASLVARQSPQATFCYVSGRGTDINSRTMWSRVKGELEEALLRLPFADAFMFRPGAIRPMDGIKTKTPLYNAIYLLFSPIVPLLARLFPAQITTTREVGKAMLAVARKGYPSPILEPIDIRRAAGVSI
- a CDS encoding carbon-nitrogen hydrolase family protein codes for the protein MLKVAVAQAGSILFDIPRTLDRVETLCRKAAAQGAQLLVLPEAMVGGYPKGLSFGATVGNRTDEGRELFRRYMEAAIRCPGPETAQLESLAHELNLYLVSGAVERDGNTLYCISLVITPNGGVVAKHRKLMPTGSERLIWGFGGGDTMQVVQTEIGRIGMAICWENYMPLYRQHLYNQGVELWCAPTVDAREMWQTSMKHIAYEGRCFVLSACQQLATSDWPADLQEIGGEIHGRSLIVSPRGELLAGPVAEPDLLFAELDMDEIQRGKFDLDVAGHYSRPDVFRFEPRLD